One genomic region from Nymphaea colorata isolate Beijing-Zhang1983 chromosome 10, ASM883128v2, whole genome shotgun sequence encodes:
- the LOC116261868 gene encoding chloride conductance regulatory protein ICln, with translation MSPGLRYVRERAGDGAGRPILDADNGEELMHVETQVGIALGDNAPQSPGTLYITNKRLVWLNDVDRENGYAVDFLSIALHAISRDPAAYPFPCIYAQIETETIDDEEEELAISDVECNGSTDLSRISEMRLVPSDPSQLDILFEIFCDCAELNPDPNEEQDEEDSWVFGDELGGDGFEGENPHWNSSEQLENTIGYSNGVRDHDLAHTILELQIDDRRFEDADEMESGAHHEHE, from the exons ATGTCGCCTGGTCTGAGGTACGTGAGGGAGAGGGCGGGGGATGGAGCCGGCCGCCCCATCCTCGACGCTGACAATGGGGAGGAACTGATGCACGTGGAGACGCAAGTGGGGATTGCCCTAGGAGACAACGCTCCGCAGTCTCCAGGCACTCTTTATATCACAAACAA GCGCTTGGTTTGGTTGAATGATGTCGACCGTGAAAATGGCTACGCCGTTGATTTTTTGTCGATTGCGTTGCACGCCATTTCCAGGGACCCTGCAGCTTATCCATTCCCTTGTATATATGCCCAG ATTGAGACAGAAACAattgacgatgaagaagaagaacttgcaATCTCCGACGTAGAATGCAATGGTAGCACTGATCTGTCTAGAATTAGTGAAATGCGGCTTGTGCCATCAGATCCCAGTCAAT TGGACATCCTTTTTGAGATCTTCTGCGACTGTGCTGAGCTTAACCCTGATCCAAATGAAG AACAAGATGAGGAAGATAGTTGGGTTTTTGGTGATGAATTGGGGGGTGATGGCTTTGAAG GTGAAAATCCTCACTGGAATTCATCCGAACAACTTGAAAATACCATTGGCTATTCAAACGGAGTAAGGGATCATGACTTGGCACATACAATACTTGAG CTTCAGATTGATGACCGGCGATTTGAGGATGCAGATGAGATGGAGAGTGGGgcacatcatgaacatgaatGA
- the LOC116261922 gene encoding probable calcium-binding protein CML7, giving the protein MVKELTEEQISSMREAFSLFDSDGDGRIAASELGILMRSLGENPTQAQLKDIIARENLNAPFDFPRFLELMKTHMTGQPFDRQLRDAFKVLDKESTGYVSVADLRHILTSIGEKLEPAEFDEWIREVDVGPDGRIRYEDFIVRMVAK; this is encoded by the coding sequence ATGGTGAAGGAGTTGACGGAAGAGCAGATTTCATCGATGCGCGAGGCGTTCTCTCTATTCGACAGCGACGGAGATGGGCGGATCGCGGCGTCGGAGCTCGGGATCCTGATGCGGTCGTTGGGGGAGAACCCCACTCAGGCTCAGCTCAAGGACATCATCGCCCGCGAGAACCTCAATGCCCCTTTCGATTTCCCTCGTTTCCTGGAGCTCATGAAAACCCACATGACTGGCCAGCCCTTCGATCGCCAGCTCCGCGATGCCTTCAAGGTTCTCGACAAGGAGTCCACCGGATACGTCTCCGTCGCCGACCTCCGCCACATTCTCACCAGCATCGGCGAGAAGCTTGAGCCCGCCGAGTTCGACGAGTGGATCCGTGAGGTTGATGTTGGCCCCGATGGTAGGATCCGCTACGAGGATTTCATCGTCAGGATGGTTGCCAAATAG